In Humulus lupulus chromosome 6, drHumLupu1.1, whole genome shotgun sequence, a single genomic region encodes these proteins:
- the LOC133782792 gene encoding calmodulin-binding receptor-like cytoplasmic kinase 3, with product MQSEQMLSFRMEFAILSLLLLVQLSAIYSSGFVTESKVCGDLVAYSNSYGNELFYINGNLVEKDLFCGALLTYNGNDCNFEGYLRSDHCQLDVSTDDFFSKKGRKLLQKDPKYKSTIPEQKNDDGEEKRDSKHGSTKSKIGLLAAGSVLACCIVLCPCLHKKRKENSSTALTKDHHYTMESVSSFEVSSAAEKIPASSYRVPPSPRFSPQLSRLGSLHLNMSQVARATRNFSSSLQIGEGGFGTVYKAQLDNGLIVAIKRGKKEQYENLSTEFSSEVELLAKIDHRNLVKLLGYVDQGNERLIITEYVPNGTLREHLDGHRGRILDFNQRLEIAIDVAHGLTYLHLYAEKQIIHRDVKSSNILLTESMRAKVADFGFAKLGPMESDETHISTKVKGTVGYLDPEYMKTYQLTAKSDVYSFGILLIEIMTGRRPVELKKPVEERITLRWAFSRYNEGRVTELVDPLMEEVVDAEILNKIFGLAIQCAAPIRTDRPDMKLVGEQLWAIRADYVRSARRV from the exons ATGCAAAGTGAGCAAATGCTGAGCTTTAGAATGGAGTTTGCTATTTTAAGCCTCTTGTTGCTAGTTCAATTGTCAGCTATCTATAGCTCTGGTTTCGTCACAGAGTCTAAAGTTTGTGGTGATCTTGTTGCCTATTCAAATTCTTATGGGAATGAATTGTTTTATATAAACGGGAATTTAGTGGAAAAAGATTTATTCTGTGGGGCTCTCCTAACCTACAATGGAAATGATTGCAACTTCGAGGGATACCTCAGAAGTGATCACTGTCAATTGGATGTTTCAACAG ATGATTTTTTCTCTAAGAAAGGTAGGAAACTCTTGCAAAAGGATCCAAAATACAAATCCACTATCCCCGAACAGAAAAACGACGATGGAGAAGAAAAAAGGGATTCCAAACATGGGTCAACTAAAAGCAAAATTGGATTACTAGCAGCAGGATCCGTTTTAGCCTGTTGTATTGTTCTGTGTCCGTGCTTgcacaagaaaagaaaagaaaattccTCCACTGCTCTTACCAAGGATCATCATTATACAA TGGAATCCGTTTCCTCTTTTGAAGTAAGTTCTGCAGCTGAAAAAATCCCAGCTAGTTCATATCGTGTACCGCCTAGTCCTAGATTTTCTCCACAACTCAGTAGACTTGGATCATTGCATCTCAACATGAGTCAGGTAGCCAGAGCAACTCGTAATTTCTCATCGTCGCTTCAGATAGGTGAAGGAGGGTTTGGAACGGTCTACAAAGCCCAGCTAGATAATGGCCTTATAGTTGCTATTAAGCGAGGAAAGAAG GAACAATATGAAAATCTCAGCACCGAGTTCAGCAGTGAAGTTGAGCTTCTAGCAAAAATTGATCACCGGAATTTAGTGAAGTTACTTGGTTATGTTGATCAAGGAAATGAACGCCTTATTATAACAGAGTATGTGCCAAATGGTACACTTAGAGAACATTTGGATG GTCATCGTGGGAGAATTCTTGATTTCAATCAACGACTTGAAATTGCCATTGATGTTGCTCATGGCCTAACTTATCTTCATCTATATGCTG AGAAGCAAATCATCCACCGAGATGTGAAATCGTCCAACATTCTTTTGACAGAAAGCATGAGAGCCAAGGTTGCAGATTTTGGATTTGCAAAGCTGGGTCCAATGGAGTCAGACGAAACACACATTTCAACCAAAGTGAAAGGAACAGTCGGTTACCTAGACCCCGAGTACATGAAGACTTATCAACTCACCGCCAAGAGTGATGTATACTCATTTGGAATTTTACTGATAGAGATTATGACAGGTCGTCGACCAGTGGAACTGAAGAAACCCGTAGAAGAGCGGATAACACTCAGATGG GCCTTCAGCAGATACAATGAGGGGCGTGTAACCGAATTGGTTGATCCTTTAATGGAGGAGGTTGTAGATGCAGAGATACTCAATAAAATATTTGGTTTGGCCATTCAGTGTGCTGCGCCTATTCGAACCGACCGACCTGACATGAAATTAGTTGGAGAGCAGTTGTGGGCAATAAGAGCTGACTATGTAAGATCTGCAAGAAGAGTTTAG